The genomic interval AGGATTACTGAGAATTTGGATTTTGTGTAAATCATTCTCAATGGCAGAGTGCGACAGGATTACCCCGGTTTCCGATATGATATTTTCTCCTCATGAGTCGGTAATGAGGTTGTCACAGGATATGACTTTGGTTCCGGGAGATTTGATCATCTGCGCTACATCCCTGGGTGTTCTGCCCATGAAACCCGGCTGCACGATAGAAATACAGATCAATGGTATTGGGACTTTGCAAAATTCATATGTAGCAGCAAACAAAGAATCGCTGACTGAATTATGCTTCGTAAAGAAAGCGGACCTGACTAATTTGACAACGACGATGACTTTTATATATATTTAAAGTGAATTTTGAAATAATTGGCAAAATTTCTAACATTTACAAAATGGGAAATATGTGAAGCTGAGTTACACTGGTATGAAGCACATGGTAAAGGTAAAAAAGAAATCAAACGAAAACGGTATATAGGGTTAATAGTTGTGAAAGAAAAAAATTCTCAAAATTATAAATTTGTTGTCTGTATAAATAATAGCGAATATCTGACATCCTTAGAATTACATAAAACATACCGCATATTACCGGACAAGGAGCTGGAGCAGGATGGAGACATTCGTATTATTGATGAAAGCGGAGAGGATTACATTTATCCTGCAGATTGGTTTGCTGCTATTGATGTTCCAAAAGAAGTAAAAACTTCGCTAGTTAACGCTTCTTAGGAATTAATTGCTATATCTATTCACTGATTTTGGATTTGGCTTATTCCAAGTTGACTCGAAAACATTTGAGAAATTATACGTATGAAACTTAATAAAAAAGAAAAAGAGATTCAGAAGGGTGTAGAACGTGAAGAATGGAAGACCGTATCTAATCCCGCTCACAAAAAAAGAGCCAGAAGAATTCAACGAAAATTTATAACGAAAATCAGGATCTACCAAGACAAGTCAAGGCCTGACGACTCCCCCAATTGGAACCTGGTCACGACAAGAGATTTAAGTTCAAGTGGCATTTTTTTTAACTACGATCAAAAAATACCTATTGGGACAATTTTAGAATTCAATATGACATTACCCTTTGCTGAGAATGTCCATTGCCTGGGCAAAGTACGCCGAATAGAAAAAGAACTGCCAGCAAAAAAAGACATTCAAAAAATTCCTATTTACGGGATTGCCGCTCATTTTATTAATTTAGACAGGTTTATTAGAGAATCCCTGGAGAGCTTTGCCAAGAAGTTTGGTTCTGAAAAATAAGGTGAATGAAGGATTCTGTTAGATAATTGCATTTGTGAATGTTCTTGCCTTTCTCAAGTCCTTATTGTAACTTTATCATAAAGTGCAAATGATTATCATAAAAGAAGATTTTTGGTAGAATAGTGGTTTTCAGTATGTATTTGTTTTTTCGAAACTATGAATTAAAATTGTTTATATTTGCTAAAAACAGGATGATCATCTGAGTTTGAAATAAGGATTATAGACAGAATGAAACAAAATGAAATAACACGGGTAATAAAACAGCATTATGAAAAATCTAGAGACTGAATATGGCGTTACAAAGATCGGCATTTTCGGATCAGCTTTAAAAGGTACTTTGACGGAAGATAGTGACCTGGACATCTTTGTTGAATTTAAACATCCAATCGGATTTAAGTTTATAAAGAGAAGATAATGCCCTGTTTCAAGACATGAAAGGCGCTATCGATAGAATT from candidate division KSB1 bacterium carries:
- a CDS encoding fumarylacetoacetate hydrolase family protein — protein: MIFSPHESVMRLSQDMTLVPGDLIICATSLGVLPMKPGCTIEIQINGIGTLQNSYVAANKESLTELCFVKKADLTNLTTTMTFIYI
- a CDS encoding PilZ domain-containing protein translates to MKLNKKEKEIQKGVEREEWKTVSNPAHKKRARRIQRKFITKIRIYQDKSRPDDSPNWNLVTTRDLSSSGIFFNYDQKIPIGTILEFNMTLPFAENVHCLGKVRRIEKELPAKKDIQKIPIYGIAAHFINLDRFIRESLESFAKKFGSEK
- a CDS encoding nucleotidyltransferase domain-containing protein, with protein sequence MKNLETEYGVTKIGIFGSALKGTLTEDSDLDIFVEFKHPIGFKFIKRR